A single window of Motacilla alba alba isolate MOTALB_02 chromosome 12, Motacilla_alba_V1.0_pri, whole genome shotgun sequence DNA harbors:
- the PDHB gene encoding pyruvate dehydrogenase E1 component subunit beta, mitochondrial gives MAAAAATLRHLALGARLAPHGPSAAAPLQRLQQRRGFRLSTAAAIQVTVRDALNQALDEELERDERVFLLGEEVAQYDGAYKISRGLWKKYGDKRVIDTPISEMGFAGIAVGAAMAGLRPVCEFMTFNFSMQAIDQVINSAAKSCYMSAGSISVPIVFRGPNGASAGVAAQHSQCFAAWYGHCPGLKVVSPWSAEDAKGLLKASIRDDNPVVMLESELLYGVPFEMSEQAQSKEFVIPIGKAKIEKQGTHVTLVAHSRPVGHCLEAAAVLSKEGVECEVINLRTIRPMDIETVEASVVKTNHLVTVEGGWPQFGVGAEICARIMEGPAFNYLDAPAVRVTGADVPMPYAKILEDNSIPQVKDIVFAVKKALNI, from the exons ATGGCGGCGGCTGCGGCGACTCTGCGGCACCTGGCGCTGGGCGCCCGCCTCGCCCCGCACGGccccagcgccgccgccccgctccaGCGCCTCCAGCAGCGCAGGGGCTTCCGCCTGTCCACGGCCGCCGCCATACAG GTAACGGTGCGGGACGCGCTGAACCAGGCGCtggatgaggagctggagcGGGACGAGCGCGTCTTCCTGCTGGGCGAGGAGGTGGCACAGTACGATGGCGCCTACAAG ATCTCCAGGGGTCTCTGGAAAAAGTACGGGGACAAAAGGGTGATCGACACCCCGATATCCGAG atGGGCTTTGCAGGAATCGCTGTCGGTGCTGCTATG GCAGGGTTGAGACCGGTGTGTGAATTCATGACGTTCAACTTCTCGATGCAAGCGATCGATCAGGTGATCAACTCTGCTGCCAAGAGCTGTTACATGTCTGCGGGCTCCATCTCCGTGCCCATCGTGTTCCGCGGCCCCAACGGCGCCTCGGCGGGCGTGGCCGCCCAGCACTCGCAGTGCTTCGCCGCCTGGTACGGCCACTGCCCCGGCCTCAAAGTCGTCAGCCCCTGGAGTGCAGAGGATGCCAAAGGGCTGCTCAAAGCATCCATCCGGGATGATAATCCAG TTGTGATGCTGGAAAGTGAATTACTCTATGGTGTTCCCTTTGAAATGTCTGAACAGGCACAGTCAAAGGAATTTGTTATTCCCATTGGGAAAGCTAAAATAGAAAAGCAAG GAACTCATGTTACATTAGTGGCACACTCAAGACCTGTTGGCCATTGtttggaagcagctgctgtACTTTCTAAAGAAGGTGTAGAGTGTGAG GTCATAAACCTGCGAACCATTCGACCCATGGACATCGAGACAGTGGAAGCCAGCGTGGTCAAGACAAACCACCTGGTGACTGTAGAAGGAGGCTGGCCCCAGTTTGGAGTAGGAGCTGAAATCTGTGCCAGGATCATGGAAG GACCTGCCTTTAACTACTTGGATGCTCCAGCTGTGCGTGTCACCGGTGCTGATGTCCCCATGCCTTACGCAAAAATCTTAGAGGATAACAGCATACCTCAAGTGAAGGATATAGTATTTGCAGTGAAAAAAGCTTTGAATATATAA